A genome region from Paralichthys olivaceus isolate ysfri-2021 chromosome 6, ASM2471397v2, whole genome shotgun sequence includes the following:
- the actr8 gene encoding actin-related protein 8, which produces MTQAEKEQDNGKEKEKEREKEKEKEQQRGVKRPIAPPVISEPLQEQIQSNFIVVIHPGSRTLRIGRATDNLPVMIPHVIARRHKQSGQPRYEDAWLLRDGLNKPESKEQRQNGLKMVDQAIWSKKMSNGVRRTPVSAEQARAYNCQIRPAVLDNSSRVKWTNTAHHPPHLVGEEALNVNPSDCYNIHWPVVRGQLNVHPGPGGSLTAVLSDLETIWSHVIQKQLEIPLKDLKYYRCILLVPDIYNRQHIKEVVNMLLLNMGFSAIIVHQESVCATFGSGLSSACVVDVGDQNTSLCCVEDGVSHRNSRLSLAYGGSDVTRTFFWLLQRAGFPYRDCQLGSRLDSQLLQHLKETFCHLNQDISGLQDHEFQTRFPEAPALLYQVRLGDEKLQAPMGLFYPTTFGIVGQKMSSLQYRSQGNSEDPHDEHYLLATQSKQDQSSKSAADRKALSRPGGALDGEMSNQGGIGELSDLPRGCGSGSSGAGMQGEMELGPTQGECMMGTGEVDEPLSAHLSRKTAIMNQFESKALGLDKAILHSIDCCASDETKRKMYSSILVVGGGLMFHGAQEFLLHRIINKMPPSFRRLVDNVEVITRPKDMDPRLISWKGGAVLACLDTTQEMWIHQREWQRFGVRMLRERAAFVW; this is translated from the exons ATGACTCAGGCCGAGAAGGAGCAGGACAAcgggaaggagaaagagaaggagcgagagaaggagaaagagaaggagcagcagcGCGGGGTGAAAAGACCGATCGCTCCTCCAGTCATCTCGGAGCCCCTGCAGGAG CAAATACAAAGCAATTTTATAGTCGTCATCCACCCTGGTTCAAGGACACTCCGTATTGGCCGGGCAACAGACAATCTTCCGGTGATGATCCCACATGTGATAGCACGCAGGCACAAGCAAAGTGGACAGCCCAGATATGAAGACGCCTGGCTGCTGAGAGATGGTCTCAAT AAACCAGAGAGTAAAGAGCAGAGGCAGAATGGACTTAAAATGGTCGACCAGGCCATCTGGTCAAAGAAGATGTCAAATGGCGTGCGGAGGACTCCAGTGTCTGCTGAACAG gccaGAGCGTATAATTGTCAGATCCGTCCAGCGGTACTCGACAACAGCTCTAGAGTGAAGTGGACCAACACAGCCCACCATCCTCCTCATCTGGTGGGAGAGGAG GCTCTCAATGTGAATCCATCCGATTGTTACAACATCCACTGGCCTGTAGTCAGAGGTCAGCTCAATGTGCACCCTGGTCCTGGAGGCTCACTGACTGCCGTCCTGTCTGACCTCGAGACGATCTGGAGTCATGTCATTCAGAAGCAACTTGAGATCCCCCTCAAAGATTTAAAG TATTACAGATGCATCCTATTGGTCCCTGACATCTACAACAGGCAGCACATAAAGGAAGTTGTCAACATGCTGCTGCTTAATATGGGCTtctcag CAATCATTGTGCACCAGGAGTCGGTGTGTGCTACATTCGGCAGTGGGTTAAGCAGTGCTTGTGTCGTGGATGTAGGAGACCAGAACACCAGTCTCTGTTGTGTAGAGGATGGAGTGTCTCACCGGAACTCCAG GTTGAGTTTAGCGTACGGTGGCTCAGACGTGACCCGTACTTTCTTCTGGCTCCTGCAGAGAGCGGGGTTTCCCTACAGGGACTGTCAGCTGGGCAGCAGACTGGACAGTCAGCTACTGCAACACCTGAAAGAGACGTTCTGCCATCTAAAccaa GACATTTCAGGACTACAAGATCATGAATTCCAGACACGTTTCCCAGAAGCCCCAGCTCTACTGTACCAGGTTCGACTAGGAGATGAGAAATTACAG gcACCCATGGGACTTTTCTACCCAACCACATTTGGCATCGTAGGTCAAAAGATGTCATCACTCCAGTACCGTTCCCAAGGCAACTCGGAGGATCCTCATGATGAACACTACCTGCTGGCcacacagagcaaacaggaccag TCCTCCAAATCGGCTGCAGACCGGAAAGCTCTCTCCAGACCTGGTGGAGCTTTGGATGGGGAGATGAGCAATCAAGGAGGGATCGGAGAGCTCTCTGACTTGCCCAGGGGCTGCGGGAGTGGCAGCAGTGGAGCCGGGATGCAAGGGGAGATGGAGCTTGGGCCTACCCAGGGAGAGTGCATGATGGGGACGGGAGAAGTAGATGAGCCCCTGTCCGCTCACCTCTCCAGGAAGACTGCGATCATGAACCAGTTTGAGAGCAAAGCACTGGGCCTGGATAAAGCCATCCTGCATAGCATCGACTGCTGTG CCTCAGACGAAACCAAGCGAAAGATGTACAGCTCCATCCTGGTAGTAGGAGGTGGGCTCATGTTTCACGGAGCTCAGGAATTTCTGCTACACCGCATCATCAATAAGATGCCGCCCTCCTTCAGAAGGCTGGTAGACAATGTGGAAGTTATCACTCGACCAAAG GACATGGACCCTCGTCTGATATCGTGGAAGGGGGGAGCAGTGCTGGCGTGTTTGGACACCACCCAGGAGATGTGGATCCACCAGAGGGAATGGCAGCGCTTTGGTGTGCGAATGCTCCGCGAAAGAGCTGCCTTCGTCTGgtga
- the LOC109630736 gene encoding LOW QUALITY PROTEIN: uncharacterized protein (The sequence of the model RefSeq protein was modified relative to this genomic sequence to represent the inferred CDS: deleted 1 base in 1 codon) yields MCFMMWKLALILFSCVHVHVMSHETKVECHEFDVTEFHPSNGTSPSVLADFEVAHVTEGGKDMLNISWAVNIDVSVEYLTGTQILTGEASYICEYNPHLSKADKTGAPQLWFHYLIRGSPGTYLIQATNLPLPPLGSDSSYKRKLIRIPYPTKSSVALQSSHISTATAVTPGRSTASSLRIGHVAVAMVGGMICLMILTSCYIIYKYGNRIAKPFGFQILPQTLVVPVPVLVVYPAENAAFQQAVVALTEFLQWHGGCQVAIDMWQQGKIAALGPMRWLAEQAKAADRVLIICPQHSQQPSHSPPDGSFPQPSIPAAAHDLYPLTLNMVASHAKSPSDLAKFWVVQLGKQQDKRLCSDLAVELRACRSFCLMKDLNKLCRSLHTQRQGNKKMSYLSSRAQVSYSEKSTVKLQEAVEKIFRHMEPLRNVVTSV; encoded by the exons ATGTGCTTCATGATGTGGAAACTCGCGTTGATTCTTTTCTCTTGTGTCCACGTGCACGTGATGTCTCATGAGACT AAAGTGGAGTGTCACGAATTTGATG TCACAGAATTCCATCCCAGCAATGGCACCTCTCCATCCGTCCTGGCAGACTTTGAGGTGGCACatgtgacagagggaggaaaggatATGCTGAACATCAGCTGGGCAGTCAACATTGATG ttaGTGTTGAGTATCTGACGGGAACGCAGATCTTGACAGGGGAAGCATCGTACATCTGTGAATACAACCCACATTTGTCCAAGGCAGACAAGACTGGCGCACCACAG TTATGGTTTCATTACTTAATAAGAGGAAGCCCTGGTACCTACCTCATCCAAGCTACTAATCTCCCTTTGCCTCCACTGGGGAGCGACTCCTCTTACAAGAGAAAACTAATTAGGATACCTTATCCAACAAAGT caaGTGTTGCACTGCAGTCTTCTCATATTTCTACAG CTACAGCTGTCACTCCAGGCAGGAGCACTGCTTCAT CCTTGAGAATAGGTCACGTTGCTGTTGCCATGGTCGGAGGAATGATCTGTTTGATGATCCTGACATCCTGCTACATTATAT ATAAATATGGAAACAGAATTGCCAAACCGTTTGGTTTCCAAATTTTACCTCAAACTCTCGTGGTTCCGGTCCCTGTCCTGGTGGTTTAccctgctgagaatgcagcctTCCAGCAGGCTGTGGTGGCCCTGACAGAGTTCCTGCAGTGGCACGGTGGCTGCCAAGTGGCTATCGACATGTGGCAGCAGGGGAAGATAGCAGCTCTGGGGCCGATGCGCTGGCTGGCGGAACAGGCCAAAGCTGCCGACCGAGTGCTCATCATCTGCCCTCAG CACTCTCAACAGCCCAGCCACTCTCCTCCTGATGGCAGTTTCCCACAACCCTCCATCCCAGCAGCTGCTCATGACCTTTACCCTCTGACCCTCAACATGGTGGCCAGCCATGCAAAAAGCCCCAGTGACCTGGCTAAGTTCTGGGTGGTGCAACTGGGCAAGCAACAGGACAAAAGGCTGTGTAGTGACTTGGCAGTGGAACTTAGGGCGTGCAGGTCCTTCTGTTTGATGAAGGATTTGAACAAGCTGTGCAGGAGTCTTCATACTCAGAGGCAGGGCAACAAGAAGATGTCCTACCTGAGTTCCCGGGCACAGGTTTCCTACAGTGAAAAGAGCACAGTGAAGTTACAAGAAGCTGTAGAAAAGATT TTCAGACACATGGAACCACTGAGAAATGTGGTCACCTCAGTTTGA
- the chdh gene encoding choline dehydrogenase, mitochondrial, with protein MLSSATLCQAGAWRVVTTTQWRSLSDRRCWFARLPECFSVPTTRNTGPSFSRSSLSHYRCFSASAAHCNSSSSPHQKTPSYSYIIVGAGSAGCVLANRLSEDAHESVLLLEAGPKDMLLGSVRLSWKTHMPAALTYNLCDDKYNWYYHTLPQAHMDNRVMYWPRGRVWGGSSSLNAMVYIRGHAEDYNRWQREGAEGWDYEHCLPYFRKAQCHELGENRYRGGSGPLHVSRGKTSHPLHKAFIEAGQQAGYPFTDDMNGYQQEGLGWMDMTIYNGKRWSTASAYLRPVLGRPNLKTEVRCLTSKILFDGNRAVGVEYIQKGQKKRVFADKELILSGGAINSPQLLMLSGVGNADDLKQLDIPVVQHLPGVGSNLQDHLELYVQQQCTQPITLYKAQKPFHMVKIGLEWLTLFTGYGATAHLESGGFICSRPHVTHPDIQFHFLPSQVIDHGRVASKIEAYQVHVGPMRSTSIGWMKLKSTNPLDHPSLQPNYLSTDVDVWEFRECVKRSREIFAQKAFDPFRGTEVQPGPQVQSDADIDAFVRRKADSAYHPSCTCKMGSPSDPMAVVDSNTRVLGLERLHVVDASIMPSIVSGNLNAPTIMMAEKAADIIRGRPPLIDAGVPVYRPPTLDV; from the exons ATGTTGTCTTCGGCCACACTGTGCCAAGCTGGAGCCTGGCGAGTTGTGACCACAACTCAGTGGCGATCTTTGAGTGACAGGAGATGCTGGTTTGCCCGTTTGCCAGAATGTTTCTCTGTCCCAACGACCAGAAACACGGGTCCTTCCTTTTCCCGCTCCTCCTTAAGCCATTACCGATGCTTTAGTGCCTCTGCTGCTCATTGCaactcttcatcatcaccacatcAGAAAACCCCGTCCTACAGCTATATCATTGTCGGGGCCGGGTCGGCGGGCTGCGTCCTTGCAAACCGTCTCTCAGAAGATGCCCatgagtctgtgctgctgctggaggctggGCCTAAGGACATGTTGCTAGGCAGTGTACGGTTGTCATGGAAGACACACATGCCGGCTGCACTGACCTACAACCTCTGTGACGACAA GTATAACTGGTACTACCACACTTTACCCCAGGCCCATATGGACAACCGGGTGATGTACTGGCCGAGGGGTCGTGTTTGGGGGGGGTCCTCCTCGCTCAACGCCATGGTGTACATCCGCGGACACGCCGAAGACTACAACCGGTGGCAGAGAGAAGGGGCCGAGGGCTGGGATTATGAACACTGTCTGCCTTACTTCAGGAAAGCTCAGTGTCATGAGCTCGGAGAAAATAG GTATCGAGGTGGCAGTGGACCTCTTCATGTGTCGAGAGGGAAGACCAGCCACCCCCTTCACAAGGCTTTTATTGAGGCGGGGCAGCAGGCAGGATACCCCTTCACTGACGACATGAATGGGTACCAACAGGAAGGCTTGGGCTGGATGGATATGACCATTTATAATG GGAAGAGGTGGAGCACAGCCAGCGCCTACCTGAGGCCTGTCCTGGGTCGACCCAACCTGAAGACAGAGGTGCGCTGCCTGACCTCCAAGATCCTGTTTGACGGAAACCGTGCGGTGGGAGTGGAATACATACAGAAGGGACAGAAGAAAAGG GTGTTTGCAGATAAAGAGTTGATATTGAGCGGAGGAGCCATCAACTCCCCTCAGCTTCTCATGCTGTCTGGGGTGGGAAACGCTGACGACCTGAAACAACTCGACATCCCTGTGGTTCAGCACTTACCAG GTGTTGGCAGTAACCTACAGGATCATTTGGAGCTGTACGTCCAGCAGCAGTGCACTCAGCCCATCACCCTGTACAAGGCCCAGAAACCTTTCCACATGGTCAAAATAGGCCTTGAGTGGCTCACCCTGTTCACAG GTTATGGAGCAACAGCCCACTTGGAAAGCGGAGGGTTTATCTGCAGTCGCCCCCATGTTACACACCCCGACATCCAGTTCCACTTCCTGCCCTCGCAGGTTATTGACCACGGAAGAGTTGCCTCTAAGATAGAAGCGTATCAG GTTCATGTGGGACCAATGAGAAGCACCAGTATCGGCTGGATGAAGCTGAAGAGCACAAACCCTCTGGATCACCCGAGTCTCCAGCCCAACTATCTCTCCACTG atgTCGATGTGTGGGAATTCAGAGAGTGTGTTAAACGCTCCAGAGAGATTTTTGCTCAGAAAGCCTTCGATCCGTTCCGCGGCACCGAAGTCCAGCCTGGTCCTCAGGTCCAATCTGACGCCGACATTGACGCTTTCGTCCGCCGAAAGGCCGACAGTGCCTACCATCCTTCCTGCACCTGCAAGATGGGCTCGCCCTCTGACCCGATGGCGGTCGTCGACTCTAACACGCGGGTTTTGGGTCTGGAGCGGCTGCATGTGGTTGACGCCTCCATCATGCCCAGCATCGTCAGCGGCAACCTAAATGCGCCGACCATCATGATGGCCGAGAAGGCTGCTGATATCATCAGAGGACGGCCTCCTCTCATCGACGCAGGGGTTCCCGTGTACCGACCACCAACGCTCGACGTATAG